The following coding sequences lie in one Musa acuminata AAA Group cultivar baxijiao chromosome BXJ1-8, Cavendish_Baxijiao_AAA, whole genome shotgun sequence genomic window:
- the LOC135587739 gene encoding putative pentatricopeptide repeat-containing protein At3g25060, mitochondrial, whose protein sequence is MLSALSRPSLKHLLRSCSDAQALVQIHALMLVTGSLYYPHSSGHLISAYARIGDLAAAHSVFRTASNPNISTWNALIIAHSRRRSLDQVLRLYRLLVSQGRPRPDSSTFTVTLKACAQSFDLRSGQEVIAHASDLGYSHDVFVCSSVLNMYAKCGKMDDAMRVFDEMPKKDIVSWTTMITGFVNAGNPVEAIEVYRKMQAEGVEGDGIVMVGLLQACAAFGDMGIGQSVHGHMLRHHIETDVVVETSLVDMYAKSGFLETAHIAFEKMSSKNVVSWSALITGYAQNGFASDALWMLIKMQEFGLCPDSVALVSAILACSHIGFLKLGKSIHGFIMRRFDFDHILGTAVIDMYSKCGSLLSARELFDRVCSRDLISWNTMIASYGVHGHGKEALSTFLEMSKTELKPDHATFASLLSAFSHSGLVEEGRHWFNLMRQEYRIDPSDKHYVCMVDLLARAGHVEEACELIQSMPDEPGVAVWVALLSGCHNHKKLELGQYAAGKVLELCPDDSGIYSLVSNVFAVAKNWDKVVEVRRRMKNMGTRKVPGYSLVEVGGKLHAFRMEDRSHPQYERIMDLLKRLDFEMRKLGYKPKTEFVFHDLDEDVKERMLGNHSEKLAIAFGLLTTSPGTRIVIIKNLRICGDCHDAIKCISEIVNREIVVRDVKRFHHFRNGLCSCGGHW, encoded by the coding sequence ATGCTCTCGGCATTGTCCCGTCCAAGTTTGAAGCATCTCCTGAGATCATGCAGCGACGCTCAAGCGTTGGTCCAAATCCATGCCCTCATGCTCGTCACCGGATCTCTGTACTACCCTCACTCCTCTGGCCATTTGATCTCTGCGTACGCCCGGATCGGCGACCTCGCCGCCGCCCACTCCGTCTTCCGGACCGCCTCCAACCCCAACATCTCCACATGGAACGCCCTCATTATTGCCCACTCCCGGCGACGTTCTCTCGACCAAGTCCTCCGCCTTTACCGCCTCCTTGTCTCCCAGGGCCGGCCGCGGCCCGACAGTTCCACGTTCACCGTGACCCTTAAGGCTTGCGCTCAATCTTTTGATCTCAGGTCCGGACAGGAGGTTATAGCCCATGCCTCGGATCTCGGGTACTCGCATGATGTGTTCGTTTGCTCTTCGGTACTTAATATGTATGCAAAATGTGGGAAAATGGATGATGCTATGAgggtgttcgacgaaatgcctAAGAAGGATATCGTTTCTTGGACCACAATGATCACGGGGTTTGTAAACGCTGGGAATCCAGTGGAAGCAATAGAGGTTTATAGGAAGATGCAAGCCGAGGGTGTTGAGGGAGATGGGATCGTGATGGTTGGCCTGTTGCAAGCATGTGCGGCATTCGGAGACATGGGGATCGGTCAGTCTGTTCATGGGCATATGTTGCGCCATCACATTGAAACAGATGTTGTTGTCGAGACTAGTCTTGTGGACATGTACGCCAAAAGTGGTTTCTTGGAAACTGCACACATTGCCTTCGAGAAAATGTCTTCTAAAAATGTTGTGTCATGGAGTGCATTGATAACGGGCTATGCTCAAAATGGATTTGCTAGTGATGCACTATGGATGTTGATCAAGATGCAGGAGTTTGGTTTGTGTCCTGATTCAGTTGCACTTGTGAGTGCTATTTTGGCATgttctcacattgggtttttgAAATTGGGCAAGTCCATTCATGGGTTCATAATGAGGAGGTTTGATTTTGATCATATCCTGGGTACTGCAGTTATTGACATGTACTCCAAGTGTGGCTCCCTCTTGAGTGCTCGTGAACTTTTCGATAGGGTTTGTTCAAGAGACCTGATCTCGTGGAACACAATGATTGCTAGTTACGGTGTTCATGGACATGGGAAGGAGGCACTATCGACCTTCCTAGAAATGAGCAAAACTGAATTGAAGCCTGACCATGCCACATTTGCTTCCCTGTTATCTGCTTTCAGTCACTCGGGCCTTGTAGAAGAAGGACGTCACTGGTTCAATCTCATGAGACAGGAGTACAGGAttgatccaagtgacaagcactaTGTTTGCATGGTAGATCTTTTAGCTCGTGCTGGTCATGTTGAAGAAGCCTGTGAGCTCATCCAGTCCATGCCAGATGAACCAGGAGTTGCAGTCTGGGTTGCACTGCTTTCTGGTTGTCACAATCACAAAAAGTTGGAGTTAGGCCAGTATGCAGCAGGAAAGGTTCTTGAGCTATGCCCTGATGACTCGGGCATATATTCCTTGGTGTCAAATGTTTTTGCCGTGGCAAAGAATTGGGATAAGGTAGTTGAGGTGCGAAGGAGAATGAAGAATATGGGGACAAGGAAAGTACCAGGGTATAGCTTAGTGGAAGTTGGAGGAAAGCTTCATGCTTTTCGAATGGAGGATAGGAGCCATCCCCAATATGAAAGGATCATGGATTTGTTAAAGAGATTGGACTTCGAGATGAGGAAATTGGGTTACAAACCAAAGACAGAGTTTGTGTTCCATGACCTTGATGAGGATGTGAAAGAGAGAATGCTTGGCAATCACAGTGAAAAATTAGCTATTGCCTTTGGGTTGTTGACCACCAGTCCAGGGACAAGAATTGTTATCATAAAGAACTTAAGGATATGTGGAGATTGTCATGACGCAATAAAGTGTATTTCAGAGATAGTAAACCGGGAGATCGTTGTAAGGGATGTGAAAAGGTTCCACCATTTTAGGAATGGACTTTGCTCTTGTGGAGGTCACTGGTAA